A section of the Mycolicibacterium anyangense genome encodes:
- a CDS encoding P1 family peptidase, with translation MTAGSITDVAGILVGQHERLDPDATLGSGWACGTTVVIAPPGTVGAVDVRGGAPGTRETDLLDPANSVRHVDAVVLTGGSAFGLAAADGVMTWLEEQGRGVAMDGGVVPIVPAAVIFDLPVGGWACRPTAEFGYRAAHAAGTEVAVGTVGAGVGARAGVLKGGLGTASVTLDNGVTVGAIVAVNSAGNVVDPATGLPWMARLIDEFGLVAPPAEQIAGFAARDRESGPLNTTIAVVATDAALSPMACNRFAVAAHDGLAHSIHPAHTPLDGDTVFALATGAIEVEPDPDIPVAMSPETKLVALLGAAGAHCLARAVLVGVLAAESVAGIPTYRDMLPGAFA, from the coding sequence ATGACCGCGGGGTCCATCACCGACGTCGCAGGCATCCTCGTCGGTCAGCACGAGCGGTTGGATCCCGACGCGACGCTGGGTTCGGGCTGGGCGTGCGGCACCACCGTCGTCATCGCGCCGCCGGGCACCGTGGGAGCGGTCGACGTGCGCGGCGGTGCGCCCGGTACCCGGGAGACCGATCTGCTCGACCCGGCCAACAGCGTGCGGCACGTCGACGCCGTGGTGCTCACCGGAGGCAGCGCCTTCGGGCTAGCCGCCGCCGACGGCGTGATGACGTGGCTGGAGGAGCAGGGCCGCGGTGTCGCGATGGACGGCGGCGTGGTGCCGATAGTTCCGGCCGCGGTGATTTTTGATCTTCCGGTCGGCGGCTGGGCATGTAGACCGACCGCCGAATTCGGCTATCGAGCCGCCCACGCGGCGGGCACCGAGGTCGCCGTGGGCACCGTCGGCGCCGGGGTCGGAGCGCGGGCCGGGGTGCTCAAGGGCGGTCTGGGCACCGCTTCGGTCACCCTCGACAACGGGGTGACCGTGGGCGCGATCGTCGCCGTCAACAGCGCTGGCAACGTCGTCGACCCCGCCACCGGGCTGCCCTGGATGGCGCGGCTGATCGACGAGTTCGGGCTGGTCGCGCCGCCTGCCGAGCAGATCGCCGGGTTCGCCGCACGCGATCGCGAGTCCGGACCCCTGAACACCACCATCGCGGTGGTGGCCACCGATGCGGCGCTGTCGCCGATGGCGTGCAACCGGTTCGCCGTCGCCGCCCACGACGGCCTGGCGCACTCGATCCATCCCGCCCACACCCCGCTGGACGGCGACACCGTCTTCGCGCTCGCCACCGGCGCGATCGAGGTGGAACCCGACCCCGATATCCCGGTGGCGATGTCGCCGGAGACCAAGCTGGTCGCATTGTTGGGTGCGGCCGGGGCACACTGTTTGGCGCGCGCGGTGCTGGTCGGCGTGCTGGCCGCCGAGTCGGTGGCAGGAATACCGACCTACCGTGACATGTTGCCCGGTGCGTTCGCCTGA
- the aosR gene encoding oxidative stress transcriptional regulator AosR has translation MRKWKRVETADGPRFRSALAAHEAALLKNMVTSVHGMLTEREDAAPSDPLAQLTGIRTGNAQPPEDSTMRRLLPDFFKPQREHPAGSAAAESLNGALRSLHEPDIIDAKKSAAQRLLDTLPDDGARFELTVDDANAWITAVNDVRLALGTMLEIGPHGLDRLPPEHPLAGHLEVYQWLTVLQEYLVLGLMGKPIR, from the coding sequence ATGCGCAAATGGAAGCGGGTGGAGACCGCTGACGGACCTCGGTTCCGCTCGGCGCTGGCCGCGCACGAGGCGGCGTTGCTCAAGAACATGGTGACCTCGGTGCACGGCATGCTCACCGAACGTGAAGACGCCGCGCCCTCGGATCCGCTGGCCCAGCTGACCGGTATCCGCACCGGCAATGCCCAGCCGCCCGAAGATTCCACCATGCGACGGCTGCTGCCGGATTTCTTCAAGCCCCAGCGCGAGCACCCGGCCGGCTCGGCAGCGGCGGAAAGCCTCAACGGCGCGCTGCGCAGCCTGCATGAACCAGACATCATCGATGCGAAAAAGTCTGCTGCACAACGACTTCTGGATACCTTGCCGGACGACGGCGCGCGGTTCGAGCTCACCGTCGACGACGCGAACGCCTGGATCACCGCGGTCAACGACGTCCGGCTGGCGCTGGGCACGATGCTCGAGATCGGTCCGCACGGACTCGACCGGCTGCCGCCCGAGCATCCGCTGGCCGGACATCTCGAGGTGTATCAGTGGCTGACCGTGCTGCAGGAGTATCTGGTGCTCGGCCTGATGGGCAAGCCGATCCGATGA